The following are from one region of the Salmo salar chromosome ssa27, Ssal_v3.1, whole genome shotgun sequence genome:
- the sall3b gene encoding sal-like protein 3b encodes MSRRKQAKPQHLKLDEEALQTDIATEHALLEGMDEEERRSGIEETHVRKKIAEYFTWAELYEHQRSCTEDLPQVHIVKEDEGIPEPEGSPAGSSPTLSLAILNLAHSDSADMESADRGLELVEPMNYNDNDSTDMLEEMNMGEKEDESMEVEQQHHDKYKSSSPQNPPDITELAIPSSQLSSVTSSMPSTNVTLEILHSTRVAVAQFSQSLQSSGAGGKAATAAIPVILEHLLALQQQQVHQLQLIEQIRSQVAFMNRQPTQTALNPVSRALSLAPNTFPSQGLIAPPVLPLSGTIPSAVNGQASVSSASVLERSHTLSKQTSDGQAHMRDARCTSAPSDNSAPPPTSCNNISSLHPPYMGSYSHTSSSCTQTLTSSSPLSMQDQSNSLLSSPSSLPFLPQSPPSSVIFPNPLASIAATTNALDPLNALMKHHRNGKLPSVSMFDTKPSPEEPFFKHKCRFCAKVFGSDSALQIHLRSHTGERPFKCNLCGNRFSTKGNLKVHFQRHKEKYPHVQMNPYPVPEYLDNVPTSSGIPYGMSFPPEKTGTTWLDSKPVSATVPTSMGIQLPFSLTTMGSSRGSLSLTPPIKSPFRPSPALSECVSLSLNTTGNETSVPTALESPQSNQEGESSHVLKAEEIHLPQNWMTRSRVSPFTVATSKAMTITTSTPEPSALTSNFLPLSLASDPFKAKFPFGGLLDSMQTSETSKLQQLVENIDKKITDPNQCVLCHRVLSCQSALKMHYRIHTGERPFKCKVCGRAFTTKGNLNTHIGVHRANPPLRVQHSCPICQKKFTNAVVLQQHIRMHMGGQISNSPLMDGLQDLDTDLSFHEKNFDSLNNYDNDLMYDNSMGEEEDDEEGGVDTLKPLSSVSSSPPNSDAVVFSIAALENQMKMIDSTINLNHSFGLKSMMNGFMDSERRAAIHSSIVGEGQNHNPASSPTVSESSTCMHVPVSPVQSNSEVHLCNSPSGKHSGESQEITASVKSEQFDSPTSSPVLENGVTLDLRGMQPNRQCVKQESPYSTLFLSKERGSSQSIPSLITSIAPRMIKSEMNGHHRPTNFNEGLHHPFGLQVPAAPPSLVSPGITSLLGPPQLRRTPKQHNCHACGKNFSSASALQIHERTHTGEKPFGCSICGRAFTTKGNLKVHMGTHMWNNAPARRGRRLSVENPMALLGGEAAMKFGEMFQKDLTERAMNVDPGFWNRYASAITNGLAMKKNEISVIQNGGILQLYPMTAGMDRVSTGSSPPMTSLGKTAMDLGINRPDTFLC; translated from the exons ATGTCCCGCCGCAAGCAAGCGAAGCCACAACATCTCAAATTGGACGAGGAAGCGTTGCAAACTGACATCGCCACAGAACATG CTCTATTGGAGGGAATGGATGAGGAGGAGCGCCGCAGTGGCATTGAGGAAACGCATGTGCGTAAAAAAATTGCTGAGTACTTCACCTGGGCTGAACTGTATGAGCACCAGAGAAGCTGCACAGAGGACCTACCTCAGGTCCACATTGTGAAGGAAGATGAGGGGATCCCTGAACCTGAGGGGTCCCCAGCTGGATCCTCTCCAACCCTCAGCCTGGCCATTCTTAACCTGGCCCACAGTGACTCAGCAGACATGGAGTCAGCGGACAGGGGCCTTGAACTGGTGGAGCCTATGAATTATAATGATAATGACAGCACAGATATGTTAGAGGAGATGAACATGGGTGAGAAGGAGGATGAATCCATGGAGGTGGAGCAGCAGCACCATGACAAATATAAGTCATCTAGCCCCCAGAATCCCCCAGATATAACTGAGTTGGCCATCCCTTCATCTCAGTTGTCCTCTGTGACTAGCAGCATGCCCAGTACGAACGTAACGCTGGAGATCCTCCACAGTACCCGGGTGGCTGTTGCCCAGTTCTCCCAGAGCCTCCAAAGCAGTGGGGCAGGAGGGAAGGCGGCCACAGCGGCCATCCCAGTGATCCTAGAGCACCTGCTGGCTTTGCAGCAGCAACAGGTCCACCAGTTGCAGCTTATTGAGCAGATCCGTAGCCAGGTGGCCTTCATGAACAGACAGCCCACACAAACAGCACTAAACCCAGTCTCTAGGGCCCTTTCACTGGCACCAAACACTTTCCCCTCCCAAGGCCTCATCGCTCCCCCTGTCCTACCACTGTCTGGGACCATACCCTCTGCTGTCAATGGACAAGCATCTGTGTCTTCGGCATCTGTGCTTGAAAGGTCCCACACACTCTCCAAACAAACTTCAGATGGACAGGCCCACATGAGAGATGCTAGATGTACCTCAGCTCCTTCTGACAACTCTGCCCCTCCCCCTACTAGCTGCAACAATATTTCCTCATTACATCCTCCCTATATGGGTTCATACTCACACACAAGCAGTAGCTGTACTCAGACCCTGACCTCGTCCAGCCCACTTTCCATGCAGGATCAGAGCAACAGTCTCCTCAGCTCACCATCCAGCCTGCCATTTCTACCTCAGAGCCCCCCCAGCAGTGTCATCTTCCCCAACCCCCTGGCCAGCATCGCAGCCACGACAAATGCCCTCGACCCCCTCAACGCCCTGATGAAGCACCACCGGAATGGCAAGCTGCCCAGTGTGTCCATGTTCGACACCAAGCCCAGCCCCGAGGAGCCCTTTTTCAAGCATAAGTGCAGGTTCTGCGCCAAAGTGTTTGGCAGCGACAGCGCGCTGCAGATCCACCTGCGCTCTCACACCGGGGAGAGGCCCTTCAAGTGCAACCTCTGCGGCAATCGCTTCTCCACTAAAGGGAACCTGAAAGTCCACTTCCAGAGACACAAAGAAAAGTATCCCCATGTTCAGATGAACCCTTATCCAGTGCCGGAATATTTAGACAATGTGCCAACGAGCTCTGGTATTCCCTATGGCATGTCATTCCCGCCTGAAAAAACAGGAACCACTTGGCTGGATAGCAAGCCTGTTTCAGCGACGGTACCCACCTCTATGGGTATTCAGCTTCCCTTCTCTCTCACTACTATGGGAAGCTCACGTGGATCTCTAAGTCTCACACCACCCATCAAATCTCCTTTTAGGCCCTCCCCAGCCTTAAGTGAATGTGTGTCTTTGTCACTGAACACTACAGGAAATGAAACCAGTGTTCCCACAGCTTTAGAGTCTCCACAGTCTAATCAGGAGGGGGAATCCTCCCATGTCTTGAAAGCAGAGGAAATTCATCTGCCCCAAAACTGGATGACTAGATCCAGGGTGAGTCCATTTACTGTGGCAACAAGTAAAGCCATGACTATTACCACATCCACACCTGAGCCCAGTGCTCTGACTTCCAACTTTCTACCACTTTCCCTGGCCTCTGACCCGTTCAAAGCAAAGTTTCCATTCGGTGGCCTCCTGGACTCTATGCAAACGTCAGAGACCTCAAAGCTCCAGCAGCTGGTGGAAAACATAGACAAGAAGATAACAGATCCCAACCAGTGTGTCCTCTGTCATCGCGTGCTCAGCTGCCAAAGCGCGCTGAAGATGCACTACCGTATCCACACTGGGGAGAGGCCCTTTAAATGTAAGGTGTGTGGCAGGGCTTTCACCACCAAAGGGAACCTGAATACACACATTGGTGTCCACAGAGCAAACCCTCCTCTCCGGGTTCAACATTCATGCCCCATCTGCCAGAAGAAGTTCACCAATGCTGTAGTTCTACAGCAGCACATCCGCATGCATATGGGGGGTCAGATCTCAAACTCACCCTTAATGGACGGCCTACAGGACCTCGACACTGATCTCTCCTTCCATGAGAAGAACTTTGATAGCCTGAATAACTATGACAATGACCTCATGTATGACAACTCCatgggggaggaagaggatgatgaagAGGGGGGTGTAGATACCCTTAAACCCCTGAGCTCTGTCTCTAGTTCTCCTCCCAACTCTGATGCTGTTGTCTTCAGCATAGCTGCACTGGAGAACCAAATGAAAATGATAGACTCCACCATAAACCTAAACCACTCCTTTGGGCTAAAGTCAATGATGAATGGTTTTATGGACAGTGAGCGCCGTGCTGCTATCCACTCCTCTATAGTGGGAGAAGGACAGAATCACAATCCAGCCAGCAGCCCAACCGTGTCTGAATCGTCCACGTGTATGCATGTACCAGTTTCACCTGTGCAAAGCAATTCTGAGGTCCACCTCTGCAATTCCCCATCTGGGAAGCACAGTGGAGAGTCCCAAGAGATCACAGCCTCAGTGAAGAGTGAGCAATTTGATTCGCCCACCTCATCTCCGGTACTGGAAAATGGAGTGACTTTGGATCTGAGAGGGATGCAACCTAACAGGCAGTGTGTGAAACAGGAGAGTCCTTACAGTACGCTATTCCTGAGTAAAGAACGTG GTTCCAGTCAAAGCATTCCTAGCCTGATTACCAGCATTGCGCCAAGGATGATCAAATCTGAAATGAATGGGCACCATCGACCAACGAACTTCAATGAGGGGCTGCATCATCCATTCGGCCTCCAGGTCCCTGCTGCTCCTCCATCTCTGGTGAGCCCAGGAATTACCTCTCTGCTTGGGCCACCTCAACTTCGACGGACCCCGAAGCAACACAACTGCCATGCGTGTGGGAAGAACTTCTCTTCAGCCAGCGCTCTACAGATCCATGAGCGgacccacacaggggagaaacctttcGGTTGCTCCATCTGTGGCAGGGCATTCACAACTAAAGGAAACCTGAAG GTACACATGGGCACTCATATGTGGAACAACGCACCAGCCAGAAGAGGCAGGCGTCTGTCAGTGGAGAACCCCATGGCCTTGCTGGGTGGGGAAGCTGCCATGAAGTTTGGAGAGATGTTTCAGAAGGACCTGACGGAACGGGCCATGAACGTGGACCCAGGGTTCTGGAACCGCTACGCATCAGCTATAACCAACGGCCTAGCCATGAAGAAGAATGAGATTTCAGTGATCCAGAATGGGGGGATTCTACAGCTTTATCCCATGACGGCAGGCATGGACAGAGTCAGCACTGGGAGTAGCCCACCAATGACCAGTCTTGGAAAGACAGCCATGGACCTTGGAATTAACCGACCCGACACTTTTCTATGTTAA